A part of Dreissena polymorpha isolate Duluth1 chromosome 13, UMN_Dpol_1.0, whole genome shotgun sequence genomic DNA contains:
- the LOC127854611 gene encoding uncharacterized protein LOC127854611 codes for MNFCVTPPTIPINEIIASTEQVCYQLEDKSAAESLRGEVVKILKSATKPKSNITTKERDALRDLGKRKDIVILPADKGRTTVVMNKTEYVAKMDKLTSDRDTYEPLKKDPTRQVKTRLVNILKKWKKENLISDKLYHQLYPTSENVPKLYGLPKIHKKDALLRPIVSSTGSVLYATAKYIASVIGPLAGKTEHHIVNSVDFVQKIKDLEVPPGTKLVSYDVSALFTSIPVPKALTVIKNKLAGDTKLNERSELSVEQVTELLDLCLSSTYFIYNEQFFQQKQGAAMGSPVSPIVANLYMEFFEKQALETARNPPSLWLRYVDDTMTKIHEYNIQEFTDHINSIDEHIKFTSEQEEEGRIPFLDTCVHVADDGSTKTTVYRKPTHTDQYLNFQSNHHLEHKRSVVRTLLHRAKTLITKEKDQKDEIEHVKSALRTNGYPDWIFRLPKKKEKTLDKDKGTQKRPTAGIPYIRGTSEVLARVFKKHGANIFHKPFNSIRQNLTKVKDKTDKMKKCGVIYHVQCEDCKNDYVGETARQLDTRLKEHLTRTSSAIYEHCKQTGHKIDPNKTKVLTSEEHLWKRMVKEAIEIKQRRPSLNRDEGLELPRVYDSLLMSRDPSPVM; via the coding sequence ATGAACTTTTGTGTTACCCCTCCAACCATCCCCATAAATGAAATCATCGCTTCCACAGAACAGGTTTGCTACCAATTAGAGGATAAATCGGCCGCTGAAAGTTTAAGGGGAGAAGTTGTAAAGATTCTTAAAAGTGCCACCAAACCTAAAAGCAACATCACCACCAAGGAAAGAGATGCCTTGCGTGACTTAGGTAAACGGAAAGACATTGTAATTCTACCTGCCGATAAGGGTCGTACTACGGTTGTGATGAACAAAACTGAGTATGTAGCCAAGATGGATAAGCTCACGAGCGACAGGGATACCTATGAACCACTGAAAAAGGACCCAACCAGGCAAGTGAAAACTAGATTGGTTAACATCTTAAAGAAATGGAAGAAGGAAAATCTTATCTCAGATAAACTGTACCATCAACTATATCCCACATCAGAAAACGTCCCAAAATTATATGGACTACCCAAAATTCATAAAAAGGATGCTCTTTTAAGACCAATTGTATCGAGCACAGGAAGCGTATTGTATGCAACCGCTAAATACATTGCTTCGGTCATTGGCCCGTTGGCGGGTAAAACGGAACACCACATAGTTAACTCGGTGGATTTCGTTCAGAAGATCAAGGATCTTGAAGTACCCCCAGGCACGAAATTGGTATCCTATGATGTCTCAGCACTTTTCACTTCAATTCCAGTACCTAAAGCACTCACAGTGATCAAGAACAAATTGGCTGGAGACACCAAACTCAACGAACGATCTGAACTCAGTGTTGAACAAGTGACCGAGTTGTTAGACCTCTGCCTTAGTAGCACATACTTCATATACAATGAACAATTCTTCCAACAGAAGCAAGGTGCAGCCATGGGTTCTCCCGTATCGCCGATTGTCGCGAACTTATATATGGAGTTTTTTGAGAAGCAGGCATTGGAAACTGCAAGGAATCCACCGTCCCTCTGGCTGAGGTACGTGGATGATACCATGACTAAAATCCATGAATACAACATCCAAGAATTCACGGACCACATCAACTCAATAGACGAACATATCAAGTTCACTTCAGAGCAGGAGGAAGAAGGCCGTATTCCGTTCCTGGACACATGTGTTCACGTGGCAGACGATGGGTCGACGAAAACCACGGTTTACAGGAAACCGACGCACACCGACCAGTATCTGAACTTTCAGTCCAACCACCACCTTGAACACAAACGATCAGTTGTACGTACCCTACTACACAGAGCCAAAACCCTAATAACAAAAGAAAAAGACCAGAAAGACGAAATCGAACATGTGAAATCCGCTTTAAGAACCAACGGATACCCGGATTGGATATTCAGACTACCCAAAAAGAAAGAGAAAACACTAGACAAAGATAAGGGAACACAAAAGAGACCGACTGCAGGAATACCTTATATCAGGGGCACCTCAGAAGTTTTGGCTAGAGTATTCAAAAAACATGGAGCCAACATCTTCCACAAACCTTTCAATTCCATCAGACAGAACCTCACCAAAGTTAAAGACAAAACAGATAAAATGAAGAAATGTGGTGTGATCTATCATGTCCAATGTGAGGACTGTAAAAATGACTATGTAGGTGAAACAGCGAGACAATTAGACACTAGATTGAAAGAGCACCTTACACGAACTTCTTCTGCCATATATGAACATTGTAAACAAACAGGTCACAAGATCGACCCTAACAAAACCAAAGTACTCACCTCCGAAGAACATCTATGGAAACGCATGGTGAAAGAAGCAATTGAAATTAAACAGCGGCGGCCATCACTTAACAGGGACGAGGGACTCGAGCTACCCCGGGTTTATGACAGTCTCCTCATGTCACGTGACCCTTCACCGGTCATGTGA